One Candidatus Eisenbacteria bacterium genomic window, CTCTTCCCGGCCTCTGCGCCGGCTCCGACGGGCTCGCCCGCTCGGATCGCGCAGATCATCCTTCGGGGAGGCTATCCGGAACTCAGTGTGAGCCGAAGGACAGATGCCAGGCTCTGGCATTCCTCCTATGTCAGTACGTACCTGGAGCGGGATGTTCGCTCCCTGCGTTCCGTGGGTGACCTGGGTGATTTCCAGAGGTTTCTTGTGGCGCTGGCCTCGCGCACCTCCTCGTTGATCAACCTCGAGGACATCTCCCGTGATCTGGGTGTCACCGGCAAGACGATCAAGGCGTGGATCTCCGTGCTGGAAGCGAGTGGCCAGGTCCATGTCCTCCGCCCCTTCTTCGAGAACATCGGGAAACGACTGGTCAAGCGGCCCAAGATCTACTTCCAGGACACGGGGACCCTGGGCTTCCTGCTCAGACTCAGCGAGGCGGACCAGGTCCTGGCTGGAATGTCGGCCGGCCCCCTCTTCGAGGCCGCCGTCTTCGGGCAGATCCTGCGGCTTCTCCAACACCGCGGGGAACCGGTGCGTCTGGGCTTTTGGAGGACGGCCGCCGGTCACGAGGTTGACTTCGTCGTCGAGGATGGCCGTCGCCTGATCCCCATCGAAGCAAAGGCCACGGCCACGCCGACCCGTATGGACGCCCGTGGAATCGAGGAGTTTCAGAGTCTCTTTGGTGAGAGAGCCGAGCGGGGCCTCCTTGTCTGCCTGTGCCGGGAGCGCTTCCCACTGACTCGCACCGTCGACGCCGTGCCCTTCGGGAGTTTCTAGGCGGATCGGGCGGACACTGGGAGATCGGCCCCGCCACTCTCAGTCGCACCGGGCGCACAGATGATGCATTCGTCGACCGCTGGGAGAACGGAGCGTACAGGCCAGGACGCGGGAACCTGCCCGGCCGCCTCCACAGGTGTCTGCTGTTGCGGCTTGATGTCAGATGACGAACTCCCGGCCCGCTTTGCAGCTGCCAGTTGTCTCGTCTCTCGAAACCGCTGCAACCGAAGCCGCGCCCGTTGCGGGCTCACATCCTCG contains:
- a CDS encoding ATP-binding protein, whose translation is MGPKREQVVRMAAAKYLTRTLTPVLRRVAREFPSVVLTGPRQSGKTTLVRRIFGATHRYCNLDDPELREQARRDPRLFLDRFPPPLILDEIQYAPDLLSYIKMDIDEHRSRRGRYILAGSQVFPLMQGVTESLAGRVAVLHLLSLSLREAAGSPDEAAAWRALLFPASAPAPTGSPARIAQIILRGGYPELSVSRRTDARLWHSSYVSTYLERDVRSLRSVGDLGDFQRFLVALASRTSSLINLEDISRDLGVTGKTIKAWISVLEASGQVHVLRPFFENIGKRLVKRPKIYFQDTGTLGFLLRLSEADQVLAGMSAGPLFEAAVFGQILRLLQHRGEPVRLGFWRTAAGHEVDFVVEDGRRLIPIEAKATATPTRMDARGIEEFQSLFGERAERGLLVCLCRERFPLTRTVDAVPFGSF